The nucleotide window TTAATTGGGGGAGAATGATACAAAAGTTTCAATACCTTGACATATTCCACAAAAGGGAGTAGAAGATGCCAGCAAAACTGATAGGCAACAAAAAAGCAAAATAATCTGAGTCTTCCACTTCCATGTACAAGAATCAAGTCCAGACTGCCATCATCATGCTGAGCTTTTGGTGCAACAAGTGGAGAAAATAACCCCTGGGCAGGCTTGCAGAAGTGGTTGCAGACCAAAATGCCAAGAAACTCCCCTTTCCTCGTAACCCAATTATCTCCAGTGCTACGATCCATATAAGTACCACTCTTAACCTTGCTGTCATCAGAAAGCTGGCCATGGCATTTTTCAATCGGTGACTCCAAGTTAGGAATTGTCTCTGGTGATAAAGGCAGATAATCCACCTCAAATTTGTATTGGGGCAGGGACAAAAACTTAAGAATGCCAGCGATGACGTAACGGAAGGGCCCAAGCTGCAGGCGGAAGTTTTCAGATAATTGCAGAACtgtaaaaaaaagagagaataaaTTCGAGATTATAAGGTGACTAAAAACATGTCATAGCTATGGGTATGTAAAACAGAAGACAGGATGCATTAGTGCAGTAAAATCACACCAATCTGGAACTGTGGCCTAGTGGGTATTATCGTCAACCAATAAGAGGTAACTAGCATGAGTGGATCTTTAAAAGCAAATTGATCTGATATCTTCTTCTATGTCATCAAAATCATAAAGTAATTTAATCTTGTTCCTATTCTCAAGGATACAAACAGAAGTGTTCAGAAGAACATTTCAAGTTCTCAAATATCTAGATAAGAACCATGAGCATTTCTGTAATCCCACATAGTTAGCAAGATCATAGTAGAAGTTCTGTCATTCCTTCTCGCTCTTGCTGTTGTTTTGTATTATATATGATCTCCAAACATCACAAACAAAGTCTCTTCTATTCATAGTTTTTACCAACAGCCAAACCAAATAAGAACAAAATATAACTTTGTTGCCGAAGACAATACCTTCCACAAGGTTGTCTAACTAGGTTATAATACCAAGTTTTAACACAGACTAGCATCATTCGAATCAGCTATGCAATAAGAGTCAATCATCACATGCACCACTACAGAGCTACACGGACAGAAGAAGTAAACTTACCATCAGCTACAAAACCACAGTAGGAAGCCGTCAAACCGAAATGAGTAACTCCAGCTTGGATCCATTTTACAGCAAACACATCAATCGGTGTGAAACCACCCTACAGAAATATGAACTTACATATTAATATGCAGAGTCACATGTAAAATATGACAACAACACACCACCTTAGTATGTCAAATTGTCAACAGAACTCATGAAGAAAATTATCACTTTCAACATAACATCACAAAATTACCTTAGCTAAAGCAGTTGCTGCTGACACAGGATCCCTGATGCCAAGAACACTCCATACTAATGAATTATCGGAACCAGCAGGAACTATCCCAATAGGAAGTTGAAGCGCCTCTTTCAAATCGTCTCTACCAAGTAAACCATTCACAACCTGTTTAATGTATGGAAATATGTAGTTAGCAGAATGGGTACTGATGCTTCTGTTTGTATATAAATAATTTGACAGGCCTGAAATACATGACAGTGGTGTGTTGTTGTCCAAAACAAGTACAAGGTGTGGACAAGTATGAGTGCTACGCAGTTCAAAGTTCAAACTTCAAACTTCAAATAATAACCGATGGAGATCAGCAGAAAGTGAAACAGGTTACCAGCTCAGTCAAGTAGAAACATATGAAAGGAGATGAAACAATACCTCATTTACGACTCCATCACCCCCAACACAGATAATGCCTGTAACGAATGGAAACATCAGTGAATTGATCAATGAAACGAAAGCACAATTGCAAAAACAGATACGCGGTTCATATTACCATCAGGGCATGTACTGAGGTCAACAGTAGAAGCAAGCACCTTTGCATGACCAGCATACGCTGTTTCAACAACCTCCATCGCGAAGCCTGAAAGCTGCACCAGATCAAAATTCAAACTCAAAAGCACTCAGGTAGCAAAATATATATTTTAACAGGCATATGCGGCCAATTAAAAACAGAAGGAATTTTTTGCTGCTGTCTTGTGTAAATTAAGTATTTCACAGAACTAAGTAGAGGCAATACACTCTCAATGGATAATGACAGAAACTAAAATGATCAGTAGCATGAAACTGAAAGGGATCTTTTTTGGTAGTTGAAACCAACATAAACATTTTCACTTATAGCAAAACTAGGAACATCTTACCTTCAGTGTTGATTGCACTTTCTTGTAGAAAACCTCGCGAGAGCTACGGAATCCAGAATTAGGATTCAGGATGACAAGGACTTTACGAATATTGTTTTGTTTCGCATTTGATTGGTCTTGCAAAACATTAAGTCCTAAATAGCTGGGAAGTTGCTCTGTGTAAGTGGTACTAAGGTCAGAGCAACAGTTTGATACAGTCCGCCTCTGGATGAGAAGGGTGGTCTGCAATCGAGTAGATTTCCATAATTTGCGAGGCAAAAGCATCTGGCCAGCTTGCGGTGTTTGTAGCTTCATGGTATTAGAATACTGATAGTAGCTTCTTGGGCGGCGTGAATTGTAGGAAAAGCATTCGTTTACAGCACTACAGGATACCTGCAATATGATGATACATACATAATATGAGAGCAAGATCTAAAGTCAACAGCATGCTCAAAAAGGAGTATTTCCATGCTCATGTCAAGATGAAAACTTAATGCAGCACCCACGTAGCAGCACCCTAATATGTTTTAATAAGATGCTACATTAGTCTTAGTGAAGTATTTCCCACCACAGCACTATGAATCaatactccctctgatccaaattaattgacgcgactttagtacaactttgtactagcTGCGTCAATTAATTTGGATCAGAGGTAGTACTGTACTTGTTTAGAAAGGAAAACAATGTAATGCTACGATGCATAGAAAAACAATGTAAAATTCAGCAGGAGAAAAGTTTGTGACCATATCAAACTCTCCATTTGTAATGAAAACTTGAAAATTCGTGGTTACACGACAATGATCCAGCTTCATTTAAGATTTAACCCAGGGAGAGGAAAGAAAGCCAGCAACTAGACACAAGAAACAGATCTCAGAGCTAGTGGTAGAAAGTCTGGCAAATGAATCACATTCCACATGCAAAATCACGAGTTAACTACCCAAAATGCAGAGCAGAACAGTAGGAGAGGagaatttttttaaaagaaaagtTGAACTACCCCTCCTTTTCTTCCCCCGTTCTTGGCAACCTCGAGAAAGCAAGGACATTTTCACTCATCTGCACGCTCCAGTTCCTACTCAGAAACTAAATAAATCCTAAAAGACAGCTACGCCTAGGAGATACAACAAGGAACAGACTTAGGGAAGCGGGAGGAAGGTTTTACCGGGGATCGGACGAGGCTTCTGGAGCTCATGATCAATCTGGACGCGAGGCAACAGCCCACAGCTCCAGATCAAGAAGCACCTCTCAAGCCTCAAGTTAACGGAGGGAGGGGCCGCGGCGGTGCTGGGGACTcagcggcgagcggcggcgacggagaggagaggggagagggggaTTGCGGAGGAGAGGGGAAGCACGGGGTGTTTATTTCGTGCCCCTTTCCTTTTGTTCGTTTGTTTTCTCCGGCCGACGATTAGCGGCCGTTGGATGAGGAAGATGGATGAATAAGACTACGATGGTTTGATTCTTTGGATGAGTGGATGTACTGTGTAGGAGAGCGATTTGGTTCATGTGGGTTTGGACTCGTGCACGTTGTCCAACGCTTAATCAGTGAGAACAtatcttcttattctttttcaaGAACTTCCAATTTGCTCGTCAATCCTCGTGGTAGTACAAAGAACACCATAAATAATAATAATTACATCAGGTCTATTGACCATCTAGCGACAAATGCAAGCACTGAAGCGATAAAAAATCACACCGCCGTCATCGCCTCTCCTTTATCGAAGCCTggcaaaacttgttgtagtagacaatTGGGAAGTTGTCGTGCTCATGCCCCATAGAACCAGCGCATTAGAACAGCAACCGTCACCGATGAAGAAAAGTGTAGATCGGAAAAATCCAACATGTAAACACACGAACGTATACGCACCAAGACGGATCCATGGAGATCCACTGAAGATCAGCACCGACTGAATCCCACGAGATCCGCTGGAGAGACACCTTCACATGCCTTCTGACGACGTTGTACGGATCACCGGAACAAAGACTAGGCGGGGTGACTTTATTTCAACTATAGGGAGCTACCATCGTCTCGCTTCCTAAGCATTACACAAATTCTAATCAACTTTATAGAAAGACCTAAAAATGGAGCAGGAGCCTTCTCACCGGCAGAGGTTGAGGTCCACCGTGCTTTCATGGACCTAAGGCCACCGGAGACAAGGCGAAGACCCTCGTCTTGAGAGGAGTCGGTCGCTATTTTATTATAATATATACACTAGGCTTTTCTGAAGAACTTGAAatagtgaaagtgcaactatccctgggtggttttggtaattcctaacaacatatagcccattgagctaatgctacttcaagataaacatttcaggacagctcaatgattggcatggcatggatgagaaatgtggatccctcaaaatgctaaggacaaaggattggctcaaactcaaagctcaggactctacatttttttcattttaagtgatccaagatcacattgagtccataggaaaagccaatactatcaagagtgGGTGAGGTGTTGGTTAATGAgtttcttgctcaaagtgcttagtaatatgctccaaaaaccctcaactactttctctcacatccacatatgtcctaaaccaaaagtcaaactcggccccaccgaatctgtctatccggcgccaccgagttcagttgacatagccactaccagaaaccctagtcttttcggtcttaccgatagggatctcggtctcaccaagatgggattgtaatctctttgtttcccttcataacgtttcagtcaaaccgagatgagcgattggtcccaccgagattgcaatgcaaactctctgtttccctttcgtaacgtttcggtacaaccgagatgagcgaatcggtcccaccgagtttgcctgaccaactctgtgtttgtctattaccaaaattggtcccagcgagtttatgtaatcggtcttaccgagattacgttaatgccctaaccctaacaaaatcggtctcaccgagttgacatgtcggtctcACCGAAAATTCTAACGGTCACATAaggaactaaatcggtctgaccgagtttcacgattcggtcccaccgagtttggtaaattgtgtgtaacggttagatattgtgtggaggctatatatacccctccacccactcttcattcaaggagagagccatcagaacatgcctacacttccaacatacattttctgagagagaaccacctacacttgtgttgaggtcaaggtattccattccaaccacataaatcttgatctccatcctttcccaagttgctttccactcaaatcatctttccaccaaatcctatcctatgagagagagttgactgtttgggagactatcatttgaagcacaagagtaaggagttcatcatcaacacaccatttgttacctcttggagagtggtgtctcttagattggttaggtgtcacttgggagcatccgtcaagattgtggatttgaaccaaggagtttgtaagggcaaggagatcgcctacttcatgaagatctaccctattAGTGAGGCAAGCCCTTCatgggcgacgaccatggtgggatagacaaggttgcttcttcgtggaccctttatgggtggagccctccgtggactcgcgcaaccgttacccttcgtgggttgaagtctctatcaacgtggatgtatgatagcaccacttatcggaaccacgccaaaaatctccatgtctacattgaatttgctccctccaaactcctccctttaccttcatatacaattgttttactttctgctgctatactcttagaattgcatgtgtaggttgattgcttgacttgtgtaaagttgctaaaatctgctaAGAATTAAAATTgagaaaaggctagatttttatttggtcaagtagtctaatcaccccccctctagacatactttcgatcctacaagtggtatcagagttttggtctccatttgctttgattttcATAGCTTTTGCTGGTCATAGCCTTgatttcacaacctaggagagtatggaatctagcgagggaaattaccaccgtagaggtccttacattgatggtactaattttgctagttgaaagtataagatgaaaatgcatattcttggacataaccccgtcgtttgggctattgtgtgtattgacttgcaaggtgaattctttgataggagagaaccgaaccgtgaagctaccacggaagagttgaagatgctgcaatacaatgctcaagcttgtgatattctcttcaacggattgtgccccaaagaattcaacaaaatcagccgtcttgagaatgcaaaggaaatttgggatactttgattgatatgcatgaaggtaccaaCTCCATCAAGGAATCTAAATTGGATGttcttcaaagtcaacttgacaagttcaaaatgaaggatggtgaaggtgtcgctgaaatgtactctaggcttgctctcattacaaatgagattgccggcttaggaagtgaagagatgaccgatagattcatcattaagaagatcctaagagccttggatggaaaatatgataccttgtgcacattgatccaaatgatgcccaactacaaagatctcaagccaacggaagtcattggaagaattgttgctcatgagatgtcactcaaggataaggaagagctccacaacaagtcaagtggtgcctacaaagcctcatgtgatgctcccacatcatcaaatGAGAAGCAAACATttaatgaagaattgagcctaatggtgaagaacttcaacaagttctacaagagtagaagcaaggaaagaagttccaagtcaaggtcctacaatgacaaaagatcttctagtcgtgagcgtaattgctacaattgtggaagactcGGACACTATTCAAATGAGTGTATGGCTccttacaaaagaagagaagattctcccaaaagaagaagtaggagagaagaatcacCGCCAAGAGAGGGAAgtagtagagatgatcgttatgaacgaagaccctctcggagaagcaaggattcggagaggaaggacaaatcatcaaagagctacacaaaaagaagacatcaagctcatgttggtgaatgggtatctggctccgactccgacaatcactccgaaagaagctatcactccgactccgaatatactcaagatgaaggtgctgccggtctagcacttgtgtcaaccgacttctacgacatatttgactcaccaatgaaggaattggaagatgcttcatggctaaaggtccaaaggtaacacaccccgagtatgttgatttcaatagtgatgaagatgatttgctaggagatgatgatttacttgttgacaactctagttatgaaaactatgatgaacttgctattaatcataataatcaagataaaacaaatgTCGATGATAAGAAtaagattgagcgtctaactaaagaactaaacgcTCTTAAGTAGCTCATGAAACTAcattggaagatcatcgagaacttttaaagactcatgagaagctacgctttgaaaaactcaaccttgagcaagagcatgagttcttaaaagcaatcaatgatgatcttcacaagaaaagttcttcttacattgccaagcatttactcttctCTACTTACATGCGACAAGTTAAaactagcaacaagagtaagaaagattcttcttctagtagtagcaacaatcatgctaaatccattattgttgcttctagtagttctcttgattccactaatgattctcttagccaagttacacttgagcaagagaacaacttattgaagggaattatagagaaaggtgtttacaagagccttgccgggagtaagcaattcgaggaaattgtacgcaagcaaggaagacacaggaagaatcaaggtgcaggttttgaacgaaagttcaatgccaatggagttgagtgggaagaagatcaataccccaagacgaagtttgttcctcaataagagaagtatgatcctacttctttccaaggaacacaagctcaagatgatcctccaccacaagaccacaagctaaaaggcaaggacatgcttcaagaggagattgatgcatttgaagaagcacctaaggccttggtcaagtgggttcccaagactacatcaagttctacttcattaagtacgactacaactccaaggattcccatcaatatggtgtggatcccgaagaagaagaactagagagttcttgagggtgactctgccaacatacttcactcatatcattttggcgaggacaagtgcaaacaacttccatatcttgcactagttcaaggagtcacaaaccctcttgttggtaagacaagggacaaggtacctaatgctttcatggacatcatcctatgtgaacatcactctatgtctatggatatccttgtttgttccttgtgggactaacccgtgtaggtactgaaagtgcaactcactccaaaggattgccccaatagatctacatcaacattgagcatctacatcttcaacacctacatgaagtcatcatcaacaaaacccaaggttagttcatccctcttaggggggatatcacatctagggggagctttactccaATCAAtcgagctaaagcaactctaatggtgtgaacacaacaatgctttatgtaaaagtggcaaccccacttgtgcttaaacgatgagtatgacctacgatcaaatgttctcatttgactcctaagtcaatgtactcatatatagatgacctagtcatagccaaattgcttggtagatgctagagtgattgtgcatgctttgtcacatatttcatttgccatcttattgtgtgagtatgttggatgcatattttactcattcgaggacatccatttgttgctttgattgtttggctttttctcttttgctaaatggatggacaagaatgcttaagaactccctctagctatctatgctttcctcgtctcaaactctattcatgctatatcacaaagtttgatcaagtcagattcgaaccactctgtgtgaggagcactcggagtccccgattcgtcatagacttaaacttccaaaatctctttgtgcatttcagtatgaccgagtcatccatttcggtcacaccgagatcactaagttgatctaggttttcaatctcggtgcaactgaCTAGAAcgtttcggtcacaccgagttgcagtaaccacttgcagttctgcatctcggtgtcaccgagttgttccactcggtcacaccgacagggtcaggttatatatattgatgggtcaaattttggaaattttccCGAAACCCTTCACCCGCGCGTAACCTGCTCTGCCTCtttgggtctccggatcgtcctctcgccgggagcgacctcccgccgctggtctccgccgccatCAACGGAAATCTGCTccaccgttgccgccgtagcgaacaCTCGCCGCTCTAGGGTAAGTGTTCGACCCCTTGTGCTGTCTTTTtcactccgattcctagcacaaggacaatgccatgtttcttgccacgattgagattgATTCATCCAGCTAAAACTCCCTTGGATCTAGATTGATTCGAAAAATTTAGGGTTAGCTCTCCGcagaactcatctcggaccgaccgaactgtagaaatcggtctcaccgattcggccttggccattgcacatgcgcttttcggtctgaccgaaacatgcaaatcggtgtgaccgagttcaagattctgtgaaaccctagcaatctcggtgccaccgaacggtgactcggccctaccgagttcactagtttaggttccaagtgctgcttcggtatcaccgaatTTGTCAATTCGGTAGCTCCGAGATCACTTCTATAGAGAACTAAAACTAAGCTTTTTGACTCAATTATTTTGCAAAacctctgtactttgtgatgctcatctactctacctcatctacaacctattcacagggtctgctgacagtttgcctgcaagatgtctaatcaaagtgacagccagaacaaatCTGGAGAACAAGTTCAGATGAGTGatggcactagtccctctagctcttttgatgatggaagcaggagcactCCAAGCAACTTACCTAAGGCAGCAACCAGATccaggaagaagaaaacctcagaatctgaggatgaggattatgtggccaTTGAGGATGATGCCACTTCAAGGAAAaaggtgctgaaaaaggagtatggAACAACTACTACAGTTAAGCCAGGGATGCATAAGAAGGCACCAACAAAGAGAGTTCttatgtctaaggccagagcatccactgctgaaacctccaagccaactgaagaggcagttggagaagggaagaaaaggaaggaaagggtcaagaagaccactgccagagtgcttggcagatcATCCATAATGAGAGGTtcagatgaagaggaagaggatgatgcaCCAGCTTCTAAggctcaaaagcttatgggagattCAATCAAGTCAGGGTCTGCTCCATCAAAGCCTAAGTCTGCTCCCAAAGCTCCAGCTCAGAAGTTTGCTCCAAAGATAAGCACTAGAAACATTTCagctgcagaaaagaacaaggccccagtgcctgagattgttgatgaagaagatgatgaagcccaagtgctaaggaagctcaagcccaagatccctgaCCACAATGATGCACATCCTGTTGCAGAAAACATGAAAATCGGGAAGGATTCAAGACTGAGAttatggagacagtctgatccatatgctgtcaggaggagaactgctgtggattacaggtttcacactaaggaacagcaagacttctatgagacaacTCTACTTGACAAGAatcccatagtgtgtgacatgggATGGGTTGACTaggagtacatcaaggagaatgaagatcactatccaggtgtatatgacagcttcaaagcATGTGAAGTCGATACATTTGTTGCCTagaagctcaccaagtggaatgatgagctgatcatgcagttttactccactgcccacttctacccagatgggaAGATCATTTGGATGTccgaaggtacaaggtaccaatctaccattgaagaatgggctcagttgatcaatgccccaaaagaaagtgaggatgacttggatgtttatgcTGAAGAGAAGAAATACCATAACTCTATGGCCAACATGCACAGAGAGATCCCAG belongs to Triticum urartu cultivar G1812 chromosome 7, Tu2.1, whole genome shotgun sequence and includes:
- the LOC125520597 gene encoding sphingoid long-chain bases kinase 1-like — encoded protein: MSSRSLVRSPVSCSAVNECFSYNSRRPRSYYQYSNTMKLQTPQAGQMLLPRKLWKSTRLQTTLLIQRRTVSNCCSDLSTTYTEQLPSYLGLNVLQDQSNAKQNNIRKVLVILNPNSGFRSSREVFYKKVQSTLKLSGFAMEVVETAYAGHAKVLASTVDLSTCPDGIICVGGDGVVNEVVNGLLGRDDLKEALQLPIGIVPAGSDNSLVWSVLGIRDPVSAATALAKGGFTPIDVFAVKWIQAGVTHFGLTASYCGFVADVLQLSENFRLQLGPFRYVIAGILKFLSLPQYKFEVDYLPLSPETIPNLESPIEKCHGQLSDDSKVKSGTYMDRSTGDNWVTRKGEFLGILVCNHFCKPAQGLFSPLVAPKAQHDDGSLDLILVHGSGRLRLFCFFVAYQFCWHLLLPFVEYVKVKQVKVRPVGSTHSGCGVDGELLQAEGQPEWQCSLLPVQGRLLGRHPRT